The Gammaproteobacteria bacterium genome includes a region encoding these proteins:
- a CDS encoding GFA family protein produces MNQLAKGSCLCKKVRFEIKLPTKWVAHCHCSMCRKFHGAGYVTWVGVENKNIRFTKGADLITWYHSSKEAQRGSCSMCGSNFLFQSQQWPDEMHITLANFDTELDKKPQANAYFSTHVDWMPIDDEIKKIWK; encoded by the coding sequence ATGAATCAGTTGGCCAAAGGTAGTTGTCTGTGTAAAAAAGTTCGTTTTGAAATAAAGCTCCCTACTAAATGGGTGGCACATTGTCATTGCTCCATGTGCCGTAAATTTCATGGCGCCGGTTATGTGACATGGGTTGGTGTTGAGAATAAAAATATTCGATTTACCAAGGGTGCAGATTTAATAACCTGGTATCATTCATCTAAAGAAGCACAAAGAGGAAGTTGTTCAATGTGTGGAAGTAATTTTTTATTTCAATCGCAACAATGGCCGGATGAAATGCATATTACCTTGGCAAATTTTGATACAGAGTTGGATAAAAAGCCACAAGCAAATGCTTACTTCAGTACCCACGTTGACTGGATGCCGATTGATGATGAAATAAAGAAAATCTGGAAATGA
- a CDS encoding thioesterase family protein: MNHLKNFEKKYPVIIDLKVQWGDMDAFNHVNNIMYFRYFESARIAFFEQIGDMEMKPDKVAPILAETSCRYKFPLTYPDTIKVGARVIENQEFGFLMEYAVYSEKHSRVTSIGTGRIVMLDYTTHEKVKVPEKFLAKIAAMQNTDID, from the coding sequence ATGAATCACTTAAAAAATTTTGAAAAAAAATACCCCGTTATTATTGATTTAAAAGTTCAATGGGGAGATATGGATGCTTTCAATCATGTGAATAACATCATGTATTTCCGTTATTTTGAATCGGCAAGAATAGCTTTCTTTGAGCAAATTGGTGATATGGAGATGAAACCGGATAAAGTCGCTCCAATTCTAGCTGAAACTAGCTGTCGTTATAAGTTTCCTTTGACTTATCCCGATACTATTAAAGTTGGTGCGAGAGTTATAGAAAATCAAGAGTTTGGATTTTTGATGGAATATGCTGTTTATAGTGAAAAGCACTCTAGAGTGACTTCCATCGGAACCGGCAGAATCGTTATGCTTGATTATACCACGCATGAGAAAGTTAAAGTTCCTGAAAAATTTCTGGCAAAAATCGCTGCAATGCAAAATACAGATATTGACTAA
- the hutI gene encoding imidazolonepropionase, which translates to MFKWDILIINAKLATMSDGANSYGMIENGAVAIASGEIQWVGSSKSLNKLPDELAKEVINAHGNLLTPGLIDCHTHLVFTGNRSDEFEQRLNGVSYEEIAQQGGGILSTVKSTRESSFEELYQQSFPRFQALLNEGVTTIEIKSGYGLNLDSEIKMLQVAKKLGEDFQVQVKTTLLAAHAVPSEYKGNADGYIDLICSEIIPKVASLKLADCVDAFCEGIGFSYEQTKKVFDAAVRWGLPVKLHADQLSDLNGAALVAEFSGLSADHVEYTNSKSVKAMSKSGTVAVLLPYAFYILKETKLPPIEDFRKYNVPMAVSTDCNPGTAPSSSLLTTMNKACVEFSLTPVEVLAGVTIHAAMALGIEDEVGSIEVGKKANLVLWNCQNPADLCYWQGMNRIKRIIK; encoded by the coding sequence ATGTTTAAGTGGGATATATTAATTATCAATGCCAAACTGGCAACCATGAGTGATGGAGCGAACTCCTATGGAATGATTGAAAATGGAGCAGTTGCAATTGCAAGTGGAGAAATTCAATGGGTTGGCTCGTCAAAATCCCTGAATAAATTACCTGATGAGCTGGCAAAAGAAGTCATTAATGCTCATGGGAATTTATTAACTCCCGGATTGATAGATTGCCACACGCATCTGGTTTTTACCGGCAACCGCTCTGATGAATTCGAGCAAAGACTTAATGGAGTGAGTTACGAAGAAATTGCTCAGCAAGGTGGAGGTATTCTTTCAACCGTAAAATCCACTCGGGAATCCTCATTTGAAGAATTGTATCAGCAATCATTTCCCAGATTTCAGGCATTATTGAATGAAGGTGTAACAACTATCGAAATCAAATCCGGATATGGATTAAATCTTGATTCTGAAATAAAAATGCTTCAAGTGGCAAAAAAACTCGGCGAAGATTTTCAGGTTCAGGTTAAAACCACACTTCTGGCAGCTCATGCAGTTCCGTCAGAATATAAAGGAAATGCTGATGGCTATATTGATTTGATTTGTTCAGAAATCATTCCCAAAGTGGCATCGCTGAAACTAGCCGACTGTGTGGATGCTTTTTGTGAAGGTATTGGCTTTAGTTATGAACAGACAAAGAAAGTCTTCGATGCCGCAGTTCGTTGGGGACTACCTGTAAAACTCCATGCCGACCAACTCAGCGATTTAAACGGCGCCGCTTTGGTTGCCGAATTTTCTGGCTTATCCGCGGATCATGTGGAATACACCAATAGCAAAAGTGTGAAAGCAATGTCTAAATCAGGAACTGTAGCGGTATTGCTTCCTTATGCCTTTTATATCCTGAAAGAAACAAAGTTACCACCGATTGAAGATTTCCGAAAGTATAATGTTCCAATGGCAGTATCGACGGATTGCAATCCGGGAACAGCCCCAAGCAGCTCTCTGCTAACGACTATGAATAAAGCCTGTGTAGAGTTCTCATTAACACCGGTTGAAGTGTTGGCTGGAGTGACTATTCATGCAGCAATGGCGCTTGGAATCGAAGATGAAGTCGGTAGTATCGAAGTTGGGAAAAAAGCCAATTTAGTCCTCTGGAACTGTCAAAATCCGGCTGATTTATGTTATTGGCAAGGAATGAATCGCATTAAACGAATTATTAAATAA
- a CDS encoding DDE-type integrase/transposase/recombinase: MANDFYFKIIGWGWYYLSTVLDDYSRFIISWRLCTTMNASDVTDTLDDALAFSGLNQAHVDHKPRLLSIMAHATYPSVG; the protein is encoded by the coding sequence TTGGCAAACGACTTCTATTTTAAAATCATTGGTTGGGGTTGGTACTACCTGTCCACTGTGCTGGATGATTATTCGAGGTTCATTATATCATGGCGATTGTGTACAACTATGAACGCATCTGATGTCACTGATACCCTGGATGATGCTTTGGCATTTAGCGGCTTAAATCAGGCTCATGTGGATCATAAACCGAGACTGCTCAGTATAATGGCCCATGCTACATATCCGTCCGTTGGCTGA
- a CDS encoding TonB-dependent receptor, translating to MVPTFTGSRKDNAFTMRAGISYSPVDEHNFYATYSEGFKGGGFDPRGAYQYPEVQRGYEPEEVSSLEFGAKSVWKDGRVSTNFALFFMDFTNVQIPGSIPIDTDNDGVNDSFAGTTTNAGKADIWGAELESVAQLSDSMSANFSLGYINADYVEWMVNGTDVSDDRVFQNTPEWTASLSLRNEWDMSLFSKSGTLVWTGSIAYQDDVYQFEIPDPLLDQKAYSLVDSSLIWTEESGK from the coding sequence TTGGTCCCAACTTTTACAGGAAGTCGCAAGGATAATGCGTTTACTATGCGTGCCGGTATCAGTTATTCTCCGGTGGATGAGCATAATTTTTATGCGACCTATAGTGAAGGATTTAAAGGCGGAGGATTTGATCCAAGGGGAGCTTATCAGTATCCTGAAGTCCAACGCGGATATGAACCAGAAGAAGTTTCTTCACTTGAATTTGGTGCAAAATCTGTGTGGAAGGATGGTCGAGTTTCTACCAATTTTGCCTTGTTCTTTATGGATTTCACCAATGTCCAAATTCCCGGTTCAATTCCAATTGATACAGATAATGATGGAGTCAACGATAGTTTTGCAGGAACGACAACAAACGCCGGTAAGGCCGATATCTGGGGAGCAGAGTTAGAGTCTGTCGCTCAGTTATCTGATTCGATGTCAGCAAATTTTTCTTTGGGATATATCAATGCCGATTATGTTGAATGGATGGTTAATGGAACTGATGTTTCCGATGATCGCGTTTTCCAAAATACTCCTGAGTGGACTGCGAGTCTCAGTTTAAGAAACGAATGGGACATGTCTTTGTTCAGTAAGTCAGGAACATTGGTTTGGACTGGTAGTATTGCCTATCAGGATGATGTTTATCAATTTGAGATTCCTGATCCTTTGCTTGATCAGAAAGCATATTCATTGGTTGACTCCAGTCTGATTTGGACTGAAGAAAGTGGAAAATAG
- a CDS encoding SDR family NAD(P)-dependent oxidoreductase: MKNTIVISGGASGIGLAAVKKFLTKGFNVFVLDNNQVLLEELESSQIAYIDSLKTKHCDITNSQDVSNAMDECIRTFGSINAVLPAAGIVSDSLFIKVDRETNKVKSCMSEEQFRKVVDVNLTGTFNTIQQAAIRMINNNSEGVIYLVSSINHTGQLGQLNYCSTKHALAQWPKILVGEFHKQNINNIRVVSISPGYVETPILDKIRPEIKQAIIDDIAAKRLITREEIVETLWFIWKNKAINATNIEVSGGQIQRGVCK; this comes from the coding sequence ATGAAAAATACAATCGTTATAAGTGGCGGAGCAAGCGGAATAGGCTTGGCCGCGGTGAAAAAATTTCTAACTAAAGGATTCAATGTTTTTGTTCTTGATAATAACCAAGTGCTACTTGAAGAACTGGAATCTTCACAAATTGCATATATTGACAGTTTAAAAACAAAACATTGCGATATTACCAACTCTCAAGATGTTTCTAATGCAATGGATGAATGTATAAGAACCTTTGGTTCTATCAATGCCGTACTGCCGGCGGCAGGCATTGTCAGTGATTCTCTATTCATCAAAGTAGATAGAGAGACTAATAAAGTTAAAAGCTGTATGTCTGAAGAACAGTTCCGAAAAGTGGTTGATGTCAATTTGACCGGAACATTCAATACGATTCAGCAAGCAGCAATTCGTATGATAAATAATAACTCAGAAGGAGTGATTTATTTGGTTTCATCAATTAATCACACCGGACAATTGGGTCAGTTGAATTACTGTTCCACAAAGCACGCATTGGCACAATGGCCTAAAATTCTTGTTGGTGAATTTCATAAGCAAAATATCAACAATATTAGAGTTGTGAGTATTTCACCGGGTTATGTTGAAACACCTATTCTTGATAAAATAAGACCGGAAATTAAACAGGCAATCATTGATGACATTGCCGCAAAGAGATTAATTACTAGAGAAGAAATCGTAGAGACTCTTTGGTTTATCTGGAAAAACAAGGCAATCAATGCAACAAATATTGAAGTGAGTGGAGGTCAGATTCAACGTGGAGTCTGCAAGTAA
- a CDS encoding DUF3820 family protein, which produces MSYFSIEQKQEFIAALNQIMPYGKYKGHRLYQLPGHYLAWFNRQGFPSNKLGRQLALVFELDHNALKHLFVKYFERD; this is translated from the coding sequence GTGAGTTACTTCAGTATTGAACAAAAGCAGGAATTTATAGCTGCTCTTAATCAAATTATGCCCTATGGCAAATACAAAGGTCACAGGCTTTATCAGCTTCCCGGACATTATCTGGCTTGGTTTAACCGGCAAGGATTTCCAAGTAACAAATTAGGGCGACAATTAGCGTTAGTTTTTGAATTGGATCACAATGCTCTTAAACATCTTTTTGTGAAGTATTTTGAAAGGGATTGA
- a CDS encoding YbaN family protein, whose product MDNKTMNKGLRQKLMIALGWFFVLLGAIGAVLPLMPTTVFLIIALGIFSKCSPRFHKMLLENKWFGPGLRQWEETKTISRSSKKKATWVIAITFAASIAVLYQRIGLQIMLVVIAGILLTIIWRLKES is encoded by the coding sequence ATGGATAATAAAACAATGAATAAGGGTTTAAGACAAAAACTGATGATTGCTTTGGGATGGTTTTTCGTCCTGCTTGGTGCTATCGGAGCTGTGTTACCTTTGATGCCGACAACAGTTTTTTTAATCATTGCTTTGGGAATATTTTCCAAATGTTCGCCCCGATTTCATAAAATGTTACTGGAAAATAAATGGTTCGGTCCCGGACTTCGTCAATGGGAAGAAACCAAAACCATTTCACGATCCTCCAAGAAAAAAGCGACATGGGTCATAGCGATTACCTTTGCGGCATCAATTGCTGTTTTGTATCAAAGAATCGGTTTGCAGATAATGCTGGTTGTAATTGCGGGTATTTTACTGACCATTATTTGGAGATTAAAAGAATCATGA